One Fibrobacter sp. UWH4 genomic region harbors:
- the aroA gene encoding 3-phosphoshikimate 1-carboxyvinyltransferase: MDTPFFRPSNIQIPALKSYNGELRVPGSKSITNRVLLVSALAAGMTRLHNLLKSDDTSYMGEALKSLGVHVEMSEDFTEAVIEGSGAPIDAPTVLLEDGKNFAGLYLGNAGTAMRSLCAALALGRGVFHLSGEERMKERPIRDLVDALRSLGADISYLETEGFPPVCINAHGLKGGSVSVRGNISSQYLTALLICAPYAESPLHIHVEGELISAPYILLTLDVMKHFGIEVKHADLMDFYVPKGVYRTPGDYMVEGDASSASYPLAAAAIAGGKVRVLGVGTDCRQGDIAFVDVLKKMGAAVTMGPDWVECTGPQGKLKSLGEFNAVEIPDAAMTVAVLALFADAPMTIRGIASWRVKETDRIAAMAAELRKVGAEVRETTDSITIFPPENLQPATIETYNDHRMAMCFSLVALGGVPIKIMDPACINKTYPKYFDDFLRIAK; this comes from the coding sequence ATGGATACACCTTTTTTTCGCCCCAGTAACATACAGATTCCCGCTTTGAAGTCTTATAACGGTGAACTTCGCGTTCCCGGATCGAAAAGTATCACGAACCGCGTGCTTTTGGTGTCGGCTCTTGCCGCTGGAATGACTCGCCTACATAACCTTTTGAAAAGCGACGATACCAGCTACATGGGCGAGGCCCTGAAATCGCTGGGCGTTCATGTGGAAATGTCCGAAGACTTTACCGAGGCCGTCATCGAAGGCAGCGGAGCTCCGATTGACGCCCCGACGGTTTTGCTGGAAGACGGCAAGAATTTCGCCGGCCTTTACCTGGGCAATGCGGGAACCGCGATGCGTTCCCTGTGTGCGGCTCTCGCGTTGGGGCGCGGCGTGTTCCACCTGAGCGGCGAAGAACGCATGAAGGAACGCCCGATTCGCGACTTGGTCGATGCGCTCCGTTCGCTTGGCGCCGATATCAGTTATCTGGAAACGGAAGGCTTTCCGCCGGTCTGCATCAATGCGCATGGCCTTAAGGGCGGCTCTGTTTCGGTGCGCGGCAATATCTCGAGCCAGTATCTCACGGCGCTTCTGATATGTGCCCCGTACGCGGAATCTCCGTTGCATATCCATGTCGAGGGCGAACTGATTTCCGCTCCGTATATTCTGCTCACGCTCGACGTGATGAAACATTTCGGCATCGAGGTGAAGCATGCCGACCTGATGGATTTCTATGTGCCCAAGGGCGTCTACAGGACTCCGGGCGACTATATGGTTGAAGGCGATGCAAGCTCCGCAAGTTATCCGCTTGCTGCCGCTGCCATTGCCGGTGGAAAGGTGCGCGTTTTGGGAGTCGGTACGGATTGCCGCCAGGGCGACATCGCCTTTGTCGATGTTCTTAAGAAAATGGGCGCCGCGGTGACCATGGGACCCGACTGGGTGGAATGTACGGGACCGCAGGGTAAGCTCAAGAGCCTCGGCGAGTTCAATGCCGTCGAAATCCCGGATGCGGCGATGACGGTTGCCGTACTCGCCTTGTTTGCCGATGCACCGATGACGATCAGAGGCATCGCCAGTTGGCGTGTCAAGGAAACCGACCGTATCGCGGCGATGGCTGCGGAACTCCGCAAGGTGGGTGCCGAGGTCCGCGAAACGACCGATTCCATTACGATTTTCCCGCCGGAAAATTTGCAGCCCGCGACAATCGAGACCTATAACGACCACCGTATGGCAATGTGCTTTAGCCTGGTCGCCTTGGGTGGAGTCCCTATCAAGATTATGGATCCTGCTTGCATCAACAAGACGTATCCGAAGTATTTCGACGATTTCCTGAGAATTGCAAAATAA
- a CDS encoding extracellular solute-binding protein: MLGRIYGIALFVITLALVGVVPAFAVPELRAAAPPPDTLVLWVMDQDINTGTALQKLMRKYTQQSGISVKIRFLDWGAAFAELNKVLATEAGSGTDYPDVLQLGSTWVPYFAKAGLISPLTEMLDAVDTSRFYPEMMKASHIGRDTVVYSIPWFLDVRGFFANERIWLELGLHDSEIETYPQFFGVLRAIAEAKVQNRAGGLVVPFEFGVKDDWTGYQQMSPFLWNFGGDFVAETENGYRSALADSSTLVGLRVYLKLLRDQDVSPHNLHENSSSAADRFVRSEQLLIFGTPELIRKIEFDSDIGGLKESPIAKDGLISVSAPGGPVGNFTFVGGSHLVLPKNGNLSKRKEANDLFLFMVRADNIDYYSRQSGFIPSDESLIRIWMQDSRYSHLVTGLEHNGRSCQNIPEWSEIEMLVNAMVNSVARNIAQGDPGVDDATARLVLETHEKINGLFGYKDTDRAAVRKRIRDALMQPVEEKKYDKGISFVGNSSGFSPRLIVVVSLGAVAVVLLLIFMIRFRKH; encoded by the coding sequence ATGCTTGGACGGATATACGGCATTGCTTTGTTTGTGATAACCTTGGCCTTGGTCGGGGTTGTTCCTGCATTTGCTGTTCCGGAACTCCGTGCCGCGGCCCCTCCCCCGGATACTCTTGTTCTGTGGGTTATGGACCAGGATATCAATACAGGAACGGCGCTCCAGAAACTGATGCGGAAGTATACGCAACAGAGCGGCATTTCGGTCAAGATCCGTTTCCTGGACTGGGGTGCCGCTTTCGCCGAACTCAACAAGGTCCTTGCGACCGAGGCGGGATCGGGAACGGACTATCCCGACGTGTTACAGCTGGGGTCCACCTGGGTGCCGTATTTTGCCAAGGCGGGCTTGATTTCCCCGCTGACGGAAATGCTGGATGCTGTCGATACGAGCCGTTTCTACCCCGAAATGATGAAGGCTTCTCATATCGGTCGCGACACCGTTGTCTATTCGATTCCTTGGTTCCTGGATGTTCGCGGGTTCTTTGCCAATGAACGGATCTGGTTGGAACTCGGATTGCACGATAGCGAGATTGAAACTTATCCACAGTTCTTTGGCGTGCTGCGCGCCATTGCCGAAGCCAAGGTGCAGAATAGGGCCGGAGGCCTGGTGGTTCCTTTCGAGTTCGGAGTCAAGGACGACTGGACCGGTTACCAGCAGATGTCGCCGTTCCTGTGGAATTTTGGGGGAGACTTTGTCGCCGAAACCGAGAACGGTTACCGCAGCGCCCTGGCGGATTCTTCTACGCTTGTGGGACTTCGTGTTTATTTGAAACTGCTCCGTGATCAGGATGTTTCTCCCCATAACCTCCATGAAAATTCCAGTTCGGCGGCAGATCGCTTCGTGCGCTCCGAGCAGCTGCTGATTTTCGGTACCCCCGAACTGATTCGCAAGATTGAATTTGATAGCGACATTGGCGGGCTTAAGGAAAGCCCGATTGCCAAGGACGGCTTGATATCCGTTTCGGCGCCTGGGGGTCCTGTCGGAAATTTCACTTTTGTCGGTGGCTCCCATCTGGTCTTGCCCAAGAACGGGAATCTCTCGAAACGGAAAGAGGCGAACGACCTTTTCCTTTTCATGGTCCGCGCCGACAATATCGACTACTATTCCAGACAGAGCGGATTTATCCCGTCGGACGAAAGCCTGATTCGAATCTGGATGCAGGATTCCCGCTACAGTCACTTGGTGACGGGGTTGGAACATAATGGCCGTAGCTGCCAGAACATTCCCGAGTGGAGCGAAATCGAAATGTTGGTGAATGCGATGGTGAACTCGGTTGCAAGGAACATTGCGCAAGGGGATCCCGGAGTTGACGATGCAACGGCGCGGCTTGTCTTGGAAACGCATGAAAAAATCAACGGTCTCTTCGGATATAAGGATACGGACCGCGCCGCCGTTCGCAAACGGATCAGGGATGCGTTGATGCAACCGGTCGAGGAAAAGAAATACGACAAGGGCATAAGCTTTGTCGGAAATTCGTCCGGCTTCAGTCCGCGCCTGATCGTGGTGGTTTCGCTGGGTGCCGTTGCCGTTGTTTTGCTACTGATATTCATGATTCGTTTCCGCAAGCATTAG
- the dacB gene encoding D-alanyl-D-alanine carboxypeptidase/D-alanyl-D-alanine-endopeptidase — translation MRKVLFFVCFLSVVVFANFRLDSFQVYVDSMVPGSRYGLSIRSVKSGVELGNIRGAEKFTPASTLKTLTTATALHYLPLDYAPKTEVSLNGSVQKKKFIGKVNVRGEGDPNFSGRYYADPFYILNAMADSIHALGIDTVLGQITLDTAYYKGPWRAEHWRKNFYDAWYGAEIAPLGFNDNCTMIRFKPGEKVGDTAIAEILPDVGYVVLKNEMLTVPGKKRKWTWALDSAKPEITIGGAIGIGVDSSQLVLPVRNPIAYFKAAFIHALKERGVAFVERQNVPAGIQIRSFTYSAAPFLSILDEINQRSQNLHAETLFRNLGAQKAGEGSVEGGRTMEMKFLKEIGLDTADFEIWDGCGLSPRNKVKPSTETALLAKMARHPKGKFYINSFAGPGLGTGGKRMLDLPYPWLTRFKTGFIGEVHGLVGYIYALDGDTLAVAMYLNETGKNPDARLKDVLDTLWTRLVLRTNDHYASLMKMKLLWLSAQNVAGLTARLEYFSRMMKGTPYRLGPMGESYLDSIESKPIVYMDSVDCVTYLEHVLAMALAPNENAIAPLLQKIRYRDGIIDFMHRKHYLLADWVGEGKFARPMQVNGDTVVQRTMPKQAFFNAKNLKYDKPDSPMDIRYLPYDRAVEMASKPYEGPLMVTGIAFVAAKEDLDATHTGFVVFRQGELPVLRHAAFKKQVLELPLKDYLASRKGKLPGVTLFEFLKQ, via the coding sequence ATGCGAAAAGTTCTATTCTTTGTCTGTTTCCTTTCGGTTGTCGTTTTCGCGAATTTTAGGTTGGATTCTTTCCAGGTCTACGTGGATTCCATGGTACCGGGTTCCCGATACGGGCTTTCGATTCGTTCGGTAAAGTCCGGTGTTGAACTGGGGAATATCCGCGGTGCCGAGAAGTTCACTCCGGCAAGTACGCTGAAAACCTTGACGACGGCGACGGCTCTCCATTACCTGCCGCTTGATTACGCCCCCAAGACCGAAGTGTCGCTGAACGGGAGTGTCCAAAAGAAAAAGTTTATCGGAAAGGTGAATGTGCGTGGCGAGGGCGATCCCAATTTTTCGGGCCGCTATTACGCCGATCCGTTCTACATTCTGAACGCAATGGCAGATTCAATTCACGCGCTGGGAATCGACACCGTGCTTGGCCAGATCACCCTGGACACTGCTTATTACAAAGGCCCGTGGCGTGCCGAACATTGGCGCAAGAATTTTTACGACGCCTGGTACGGTGCTGAAATCGCCCCGCTCGGTTTTAATGACAACTGCACCATGATTCGCTTTAAGCCGGGCGAAAAGGTGGGCGATACGGCCATTGCCGAAATTCTCCCGGATGTGGGTTATGTTGTCCTTAAGAACGAGATGCTGACCGTTCCCGGAAAAAAACGCAAGTGGACCTGGGCGCTCGATTCGGCAAAACCGGAAATCACGATTGGCGGTGCTATCGGAATAGGCGTGGATTCCAGCCAGCTGGTGCTGCCGGTGCGTAATCCGATTGCCTACTTCAAGGCGGCCTTTATCCATGCCCTTAAGGAACGCGGGGTGGCGTTTGTCGAACGGCAGAATGTCCCGGCGGGAATCCAGATAAGGTCCTTTACCTACTCGGCGGCGCCCTTCCTAAGCATTCTCGACGAAATCAATCAGCGTAGCCAGAACCTGCACGCAGAGACTCTTTTCCGTAACCTGGGCGCTCAGAAGGCGGGTGAGGGGAGCGTCGAGGGCGGCCGCACGATGGAGATGAAGTTCCTTAAGGAAATCGGGCTCGATACGGCCGATTTTGAAATATGGGACGGTTGCGGCCTTTCCCCCAGGAACAAGGTGAAACCCTCGACCGAGACGGCTCTGCTTGCGAAAATGGCGCGGCATCCCAAGGGAAAATTTTACATCAACAGTTTTGCCGGGCCGGGGCTTGGAACCGGTGGCAAGCGCATGCTCGACTTGCCGTACCCGTGGCTGACCCGTTTCAAGACGGGCTTCATTGGCGAAGTGCACGGACTGGTGGGGTACATTTACGCGTTAGACGGCGATACGCTCGCGGTCGCGATGTATCTGAACGAGACGGGCAAGAATCCCGACGCCAGGCTCAAGGATGTCCTCGATACCCTGTGGACGCGTCTGGTGCTGCGGACCAATGACCATTACGCCTCGCTCATGAAGATGAAGCTGTTGTGGCTCTCGGCGCAGAACGTGGCGGGACTGACGGCACGTCTCGAATACTTCTCCCGCATGATGAAGGGTACCCCGTACCGTCTGGGACCCATGGGCGAAAGTTACCTGGATTCCATCGAGAGCAAGCCGATTGTGTACATGGATTCCGTAGACTGCGTGACTTATCTGGAGCATGTGCTTGCGATGGCCCTTGCGCCGAACGAGAATGCGATTGCCCCGCTGCTTCAGAAAATCCGTTACAGGGACGGTATCATCGACTTTATGCACCGCAAGCACTATCTGCTGGCCGACTGGGTGGGCGAGGGGAAGTTTGCCCGCCCGATGCAGGTGAACGGCGATACGGTCGTGCAACGCACGATGCCGAAACAGGCTTTCTTCAATGCGAAAAATCTCAAGTACGACAAGCCCGATTCGCCGATGGATATCCGCTACTTGCCCTATGACCGTGCCGTCGAAATGGCTTCGAAACCTTACGAAGGTCCGCTGATGGTGACGGGAATCGCCTTTGTTGCGGCGAAGGAAGACCTTGACGCGACGCATACGGGCTTCGTCGTGTTCCGTCAAGGGGAACTCCCCGTACTCCGCCACGCCGCTTTCAAGAAGCAGGTGCTGGAGCTTCCGCTGAAGGATTACCTGGCAAGCCGCAAGGGGAAACTTCCGGGAGTCACGCTGTTTGAGTTCCTGAAACAATAA
- the dnaN gene encoding DNA polymerase III subunit beta — MKFSIKKSVLQDALQIAISAIPNKSTLQILNDYSLRLEGNFLEICATDLNLGVRIKLEVMGERDGEALINARKFSDLIKALVEPSIDTISVDVQDHLTRIKWSERGQASITSFDASDFPPFPEVEGSSLTLAASELAFLVEKTAFAVSTDNTRQNLNGVFMEAKDGKVSMVATDGHRMGRASIDQEGANLESGVIVLPKVLQLVLRLAKNEDSVEICTTETHVLFRIGATQIISKLIEGPYPNYRAVIPQNFERTVQANTTELLNKVHCILPMANPRTHQIRFQMDGNNMELSATDPDVGGETREALAVTHNGEGSFSIGFDGRYFYEILSMCKSEEVVLKMNTPIGACIIEPVGDDMGFSFLLMPLRLAD, encoded by the coding sequence ATGAAGTTCAGTATCAAAAAATCCGTATTGCAGGACGCGCTGCAGATCGCAATCAGTGCCATTCCCAACAAATCGACCCTGCAAATCCTCAACGACTATTCGCTGCGACTGGAAGGCAACTTCCTCGAAATTTGCGCCACCGACTTGAACCTGGGTGTGAGGATTAAGCTCGAAGTCATGGGTGAACGCGACGGCGAAGCCCTGATTAACGCACGCAAGTTCTCCGACCTCATCAAGGCACTCGTGGAACCGAGCATCGACACCATCAGCGTGGACGTGCAGGACCACCTCACCCGCATCAAGTGGAGCGAACGCGGCCAGGCCTCCATCACGAGCTTTGACGCCAGCGACTTCCCGCCGTTCCCCGAAGTCGAAGGCAGCTCGCTCACGCTCGCCGCAAGCGAACTTGCATTCCTGGTCGAAAAGACCGCATTCGCCGTCTCAACCGACAACACCCGTCAGAACCTGAACGGCGTGTTCATGGAAGCAAAGGACGGCAAGGTTTCCATGGTCGCCACCGACGGTCACCGTATGGGCCGCGCAAGCATCGACCAGGAAGGTGCCAACCTCGAATCCGGCGTGATCGTCCTCCCGAAGGTGCTGCAGCTCGTGCTCCGCCTCGCAAAGAACGAAGACTCCGTCGAAATCTGCACCACCGAAACGCACGTGCTGTTCCGCATTGGCGCAACGCAGATTATCTCAAAGCTGATCGAAGGTCCGTATCCGAACTACCGCGCCGTGATTCCGCAGAACTTCGAACGAACCGTACAGGCCAACACGACCGAACTCCTGAACAAGGTCCACTGCATCCTGCCGATGGCCAATCCGCGTACCCACCAAATCCGTTTCCAGATGGACGGCAACAACATGGAACTGTCCGCGACCGACCCGGATGTCGGCGGTGAAACGCGCGAAGCACTCGCCGTGACGCACAACGGCGAAGGCAGCTTCAGCATCGGTTTCGACGGCCGTTACTTCTACGAAATCCTCAGCATGTGCAAGAGCGAAGAAGTGGTGCTCAAGATGAACACCCCGATCGGCGCCTGCATCATCGAACCCGTCGGTGACGACATGGGCTTCAGTTTCTTGCTGATGCCGCTCCGCCTCGCCGACTAA
- a CDS encoding M23 family metallopeptidase: MKKLEVHVFPSKTASGKSYRFSFWGAVVAVVAVVAAVLGFVLFSPVQILDNITSGNVTNVYRQNAAIKKELKEIRASVDSSILRAEETRVLRDSTLKVGGLGFMLDGSALDDSLLQKRKSVNEVEASFKKLLAALEKDSVAAEKIPVLHPMKNGHAVKKRFEIVYDPFTDSELPHRGIDYVAAEGDTVYATGAGTVIEVRKHRGFGLSVKVDHGHDVRTFYAHLGKNLVNQGQTVHRGQPIALIGESGTQSSIGLHYEIRIDGISVNPESFYLTK, from the coding sequence GTGAAGAAGCTTGAGGTCCATGTATTCCCGAGCAAGACCGCTTCGGGTAAAAGCTACCGTTTCTCTTTCTGGGGCGCGGTTGTCGCCGTGGTGGCCGTGGTGGCCGCCGTTCTGGGCTTTGTCCTTTTCTCCCCGGTCCAGATTTTAGACAACATAACGAGCGGGAATGTGACGAATGTCTACCGTCAGAATGCCGCCATCAAGAAGGAACTCAAGGAAATCCGAGCTTCGGTGGACTCCTCGATCTTGCGCGCCGAAGAAACGCGCGTGCTCCGCGACAGTACCCTGAAGGTGGGCGGTCTCGGCTTTATGCTGGATGGTTCTGCCCTCGACGATTCCCTGCTGCAGAAACGCAAGAGCGTAAATGAGGTGGAGGCTTCCTTTAAAAAGCTGCTGGCCGCCCTGGAAAAGGATTCCGTCGCGGCCGAAAAGATTCCGGTGCTTCATCCGATGAAGAACGGCCATGCCGTCAAGAAGCGTTTCGAAATCGTCTATGATCCGTTTACCGACAGCGAACTCCCGCACCGAGGAATTGACTACGTGGCAGCCGAAGGCGATACGGTCTATGCAACGGGTGCAGGTACCGTTATCGAGGTCCGCAAGCATCGCGGTTTTGGCCTTTCGGTCAAGGTAGACCATGGTCACGACGTGCGCACCTTCTATGCCCATTTGGGTAAGAACCTGGTCAACCAGGGACAGACGGTTCACCGTGGCCAACCCATCGCCCTGATTGGCGAGAGCGGGACCCAGTCAAGCATTGGACTCCATTACGAAATCCGCATTGACGGCATCTCGGTGAACCCTGAAAGTTTCTACCTGACGAAATAA
- a CDS encoding STAS domain-containing protein: MQINKTTENDKLTIALEGRLDTLTAPQLDAEIQGKLDGLKSLVFDFKKLAYISSAGLRILLMAQKVMNKQGSMVVKSASSEIKEIFEVTGFCDILTVE, encoded by the coding sequence ATGCAGATTAATAAGACTACCGAAAACGACAAGCTTACCATTGCTCTCGAAGGACGCCTCGACACCCTGACCGCGCCGCAGCTCGATGCCGAAATCCAGGGAAAACTCGACGGCTTGAAGTCGCTCGTTTTCGACTTCAAGAAACTCGCCTACATTTCTTCTGCCGGTCTCCGTATCCTGCTCATGGCCCAGAAGGTGATGAACAAGCAAGGTTCCATGGTCGTGAAAAGCGCAAGCTCCGAAATCAAGGAGATTTTCGAAGTGACCGGTTTCTGCGACATCTTGACTGTCGAATAA
- a CDS encoding SpoIIE family protein phosphatase produces the protein MGFNFRGLAFKQSMMILAAITVVFGLIFGIMSYKTQDMLNRMTVENGEESSRANVNYIDKLFNAGKLVGDDVASTLGKRKMTKAELDTFLLQSLTNARNLVPQIVAVVLAYEPGMGPETPKGEFMRLARFTENEIKLVTGGHYDDKEWYYSTRDGKTSRWQEPFIGEFVPEPIAVYTVPIFQKNKNGEEVLAGVLAVDMSIDFLKETISEIPVSNSGYALITSAKNVAVAYPKSIAQGKRNREIVVKESHGNNQILFDRRTRDSSGLFIGTVAGGEESAIYYTTINSNNWTFMVVWPIEKYLQDQRSMRKLFLMLALGGYGIILIIILLISFRVAKPLKELAAAARKLGRGNFNVTIPQITGHDEISEFAGAFSNMLTELKEHIEKQKDMKRIERELDLARNIQLSMLPGSERDENSDDDRHELTPFLLPAKEVGGDFYDFFKIDNDHLCIVIGDVSGKGVAAALFMMVARIILRTMTKNLKSIVDAFNKTNYALAKRNRLNMFVTVWAGIIDLRTGHISFASAGHNPPAVRHSDGSVEFLMSKPGLPMAAMDDTLYKPQAYDLKQGDTLFLYTDGVTEATNTSDVLFGDSRLLATLTKGGELNTADTCKLVKTEIDNFVQEAPQFDDITMLAIKFNGIDDPVWERYEKTIDVSGDNKGELKSFVEGILTPMDGAKKVQMQDAWDRYEKIVDVIPENQDILTAFVEGILAPMDGSLKSQMQINIAIDEIYSNIVKFSGATKVTLIVEVRKATLTARLTFIDNGKPYDPIKQADPDVTLPAEEREIGGLGIFIVKKTMDSVCYRRNGENNELAITKTL, from the coding sequence ATGGGTTTTAATTTCAGGGGACTCGCATTCAAACAGTCTATGATGATTCTGGCGGCCATTACGGTCGTCTTCGGCCTGATATTCGGCATCATGAGCTACAAGACTCAAGACATGCTGAACAGGATGACCGTAGAAAACGGAGAAGAGTCTAGCCGCGCAAACGTAAATTACATTGACAAGTTGTTCAATGCGGGAAAACTGGTCGGTGACGATGTCGCCTCCACCCTCGGCAAGCGCAAGATGACCAAGGCGGAACTAGACACCTTCCTGCTACAATCCCTGACAAACGCGCGAAATTTGGTTCCCCAAATCGTGGCTGTCGTACTCGCATACGAACCTGGAATGGGGCCTGAAACACCCAAAGGCGAATTCATGCGACTCGCCCGTTTCACTGAAAACGAAATCAAGCTTGTCACCGGCGGGCACTACGACGACAAGGAATGGTACTACAGTACAAGGGACGGCAAGACCAGCCGCTGGCAGGAACCCTTTATTGGAGAATTCGTTCCCGAACCGATTGCCGTTTACACAGTTCCCATTTTCCAGAAGAACAAGAATGGCGAAGAAGTACTTGCAGGTGTTCTTGCCGTTGACATGTCTATCGATTTCCTTAAAGAAACCATCTCGGAAATTCCTGTTTCGAACTCCGGCTACGCACTCATCACTTCTGCCAAGAACGTTGCCGTAGCCTATCCCAAAAGCATCGCCCAGGGAAAAAGGAACCGCGAGATTGTCGTAAAAGAGAGCCACGGCAACAATCAAATTTTATTCGACCGCAGGACTCGTGATAGCAGCGGACTGTTCATAGGCACCGTCGCGGGCGGCGAAGAATCTGCCATCTACTACACCACCATCAACTCAAACAACTGGACCTTCATGGTCGTATGGCCTATCGAGAAATACCTGCAGGACCAGAGGTCCATGCGCAAGCTGTTCCTAATGCTTGCGCTTGGCGGCTACGGCATCATCCTCATTATCATCTTGCTCATTTCTTTCCGCGTGGCAAAGCCACTCAAGGAACTTGCGGCCGCCGCACGAAAGCTCGGACGAGGAAACTTCAATGTCACCATTCCTCAAATAACGGGACACGACGAAATTTCCGAGTTTGCAGGCGCATTCTCGAATATGCTGACCGAACTCAAGGAACATATCGAAAAGCAGAAGGACATGAAGCGAATCGAACGCGAACTGGACCTTGCCCGCAACATTCAGCTTTCCATGCTCCCCGGCAGCGAACGGGATGAAAATTCCGATGACGACCGCCACGAACTCACTCCGTTCCTACTCCCCGCCAAGGAAGTCGGCGGAGACTTCTACGATTTCTTCAAAATCGACAACGATCACCTTTGCATTGTCATCGGAGACGTTTCAGGAAAGGGAGTCGCCGCGGCCCTGTTCATGATGGTGGCACGAATAATCCTGCGCACCATGACCAAGAACCTGAAATCGATCGTCGACGCGTTCAACAAGACCAACTACGCCCTTGCGAAGCGCAACCGTCTCAACATGTTCGTCACGGTATGGGCAGGCATCATAGACCTGCGCACAGGCCACATCAGTTTTGCATCGGCAGGCCACAATCCGCCCGCAGTCCGCCACAGCGACGGTTCCGTCGAGTTTCTCATGAGCAAACCGGGGCTTCCCATGGCGGCCATGGACGACACCCTCTACAAGCCGCAGGCATACGACCTCAAGCAAGGCGACACCCTGTTCCTTTACACGGACGGCGTAACCGAAGCGACCAACACCAGCGACGTCCTTTTCGGCGACAGCAGGCTCCTCGCGACGCTGACCAAAGGCGGCGAGCTGAATACAGCCGACACCTGCAAACTCGTCAAGACCGAAATAGACAATTTTGTACAAGAAGCCCCGCAATTCGACGACATTACCATGCTCGCCATCAAATTCAACGGTATCGACGATCCCGTCTGGGAACGCTACGAGAAAACCATTGATGTTTCTGGCGACAACAAGGGTGAATTGAAGTCGTTTGTCGAAGGCATCCTTACACCAATGGATGGAGCAAAGAAAGTGCAAATGCAAGATGCTTGGGACCGCTACGAAAAAATCGTAGACGTCATCCCGGAAAACCAGGACATTCTCACGGCATTTGTCGAAGGGATCCTTGCCCCGATGGATGGTTCACTGAAATCGCAGATGCAAATCAACATCGCTATCGACGAAATCTACAGCAACATCGTCAAGTTCTCGGGTGCAACCAAGGTCACCCTGATTGTCGAAGTCCGCAAGGCGACTCTCACGGCAAGGCTAACCTTTATCGATAACGGCAAGCCCTATGACCCGATCAAGCAAGCCGACCCTGACGTGACGCTCCCCGCTGAAGAGCGCGAAATCGGAGGCCTCGGAATCTTTATCGTGAAGAAGACGATGGACAGCGTTTGCTACCGTAGAAACGGCGAGAACAACGAACTCGCCATCACCAAGACACTGTAA
- a CDS encoding histidine phosphatase family protein has protein sequence MNMNFIPASTFFTSLTPDERVFLLIRHGERRHITPEDPDFGAHVGLTERGRKQALALGKCIPAEGDMSFFSSPVGRCIETAQNIGKGRGIENPHIEKLDCLAEYFVQDYDEYTKVLRAGFYEGICEWMQNEAAGKPRGDKEAFAPLAARSEDMLAMMFEKGNCRFNIFATHDAWVVPCLTHFCEMQFSPKRWMNFLTGMAVAATPRGKRIVPITALDSGWLEF, from the coding sequence ATGAATATGAATTTTATTCCGGCATCCACATTCTTTACGTCCCTTACGCCTGATGAACGCGTATTCCTTTTGATTCGTCACGGGGAACGCAGGCATATTACTCCCGAAGATCCTGACTTCGGTGCGCATGTGGGCCTTACGGAACGTGGGCGCAAGCAGGCCTTGGCGCTTGGCAAGTGCATTCCTGCCGAGGGAGACATGAGTTTCTTTTCGAGCCCGGTAGGCCGCTGCATCGAAACGGCGCAGAATATTGGTAAGGGCCGCGGCATCGAAAATCCACACATCGAAAAACTGGATTGCCTCGCAGAATACTTTGTTCAAGATTACGACGAATACACCAAGGTGCTGCGCGCCGGATTTTACGAAGGCATTTGCGAATGGATGCAGAACGAAGCTGCAGGTAAGCCGCGCGGCGATAAAGAAGCGTTTGCGCCTCTGGCCGCGCGCTCCGAAGACATGCTTGCGATGATGTTCGAAAAGGGGAATTGCCGCTTCAACATTTTTGCGACGCACGACGCCTGGGTGGTGCCGTGCTTGACTCACTTTTGCGAGATGCAGTTTTCACCGAAACGTTGGATGAATTTTTTGACCGGCATGGCCGTGGCGGCGACGCCTCGCGGCAAGCGTATCGTACCCATAACAGCGCTTGATTCCGGCTGGTTGGAATTTTAA